The proteins below are encoded in one region of Bremerella sp. P1:
- a CDS encoding DUF6348 family protein: MTEEHQLLEYIEEGIVAHDGELGGWTQLFDGQLKLFDGRITLRGEIYDGEEDRREMAHCHVFATLHDYDDEVLDACVVGMGDDREKALREAAALWITCVAGPIKSFLDNQPLCMTCQAGVEGGDFSKGYAPGDYGLPGLRAYVGPSLSRGIEDDAIHEKLDDSKPWFRYAAESAAPRRVHLVKATILSHGDEGWKRELEIDGHEVAHRDDDWPASVRGPDFGYVTRFAVFEFPRNSAEVQRRKELERTIQFFAEHFTDYPNIDSLMDVMVRQGFDADLVHEVESLSTIAFGRLYFEQTGVQYSPTIVRARRDGTIETDVPLMGLPAYSRARAIGAKLWETMPEEKWQPLTLYNAESNAILNALESGADADDLSGMRLFPSVVPERGVSQATMDKAVEMVFKMSKPSRPAAKKPWWKFW; the protein is encoded by the coding sequence GTGACGGAAGAACACCAACTACTCGAGTACATCGAGGAAGGGATCGTCGCGCACGACGGCGAACTGGGGGGCTGGACGCAATTGTTCGATGGCCAGCTCAAGCTATTCGACGGACGGATCACCCTTAGGGGTGAAATCTACGATGGAGAAGAGGACCGCCGTGAGATGGCGCATTGTCATGTGTTTGCCACGCTACATGACTATGACGATGAAGTCCTCGATGCGTGCGTGGTGGGGATGGGGGACGATCGTGAAAAGGCCTTGCGCGAGGCCGCCGCATTGTGGATTACCTGTGTGGCCGGGCCGATCAAATCGTTTCTCGATAACCAGCCGCTTTGCATGACCTGCCAGGCTGGCGTTGAAGGAGGGGATTTCTCAAAAGGGTATGCCCCCGGCGACTACGGCTTGCCGGGGCTACGGGCCTACGTCGGACCATCGCTGTCGCGCGGTATCGAGGACGATGCGATTCACGAGAAGCTCGACGACAGCAAGCCATGGTTTCGCTATGCGGCCGAGTCCGCAGCTCCGCGACGGGTTCACCTGGTTAAAGCGACCATTCTTTCGCATGGCGACGAAGGCTGGAAGCGTGAATTGGAAATCGACGGTCACGAGGTCGCCCATCGCGATGATGACTGGCCAGCCAGCGTCCGAGGGCCTGACTTCGGCTACGTGACTCGATTTGCCGTGTTCGAGTTTCCTCGTAACTCAGCCGAAGTCCAGCGCCGCAAGGAGTTGGAACGCACGATCCAGTTTTTTGCCGAGCACTTTACCGATTACCCCAACATCGATTCGTTGATGGACGTCATGGTCCGGCAGGGGTTCGACGCCGACCTGGTCCATGAAGTCGAGTCTCTTTCGACGATTGCCTTCGGGCGTCTCTACTTCGAGCAGACCGGCGTGCAGTATTCGCCGACCATCGTCCGAGCACGTCGTGACGGCACGATCGAAACGGATGTTCCCTTGATGGGATTGCCAGCCTACTCCCGGGCCCGGGCCATTGGCGCCAAGCTGTGGGAGACGATGCCGGAAGAGAAATGGCAACCGCTAACCCTGTACAATGCCGAGTCGAATGCCATTCTCAACGCCCTGGAATCGGGGGCCGATGCCGATGACTTAAGTGGCATGCGGCTCTTTCCGAGTGTTGTTCCAGAGCGGGGCGTATCGCAGGCAACCATGGACAAGGCGGTCGAGATGGTCTTCAAGATGTCGAAGCCTTCGCGACCAGCGGCAAAGAAGCCGTGGTGGAAGTTCTGGTAG
- a CDS encoding tetratricopeptide repeat protein translates to MTKITPAAICLVAILMLVGCNVEKNGDALVEEGALYHDQGNYAEAIPYFQDALKKPLINYNKSEVLTMIGNCYNELDEYEESIKYHDMAIKEDPQNHMAYVNKGVVCRLIGEFDEAEKMYNKALELEPEYAELHVSLGALYIHQEEYEKAVVHLEKGVELDDSLAVAHSNLAFAYATVGRFDDADRELKKAIVRGYERPELIKERIDSFRAIAEETPAPDGAKAEATDGDQSSDQ, encoded by the coding sequence ATGACAAAAATCACTCCCGCCGCGATTTGTCTCGTTGCGATCCTTATGCTTGTTGGCTGCAACGTTGAGAAAAACGGGGACGCGCTGGTCGAAGAAGGGGCCCTGTATCACGACCAGGGGAACTACGCCGAAGCGATTCCCTATTTCCAAGATGCTCTGAAGAAGCCGCTGATTAACTACAACAAAAGCGAAGTGCTGACGATGATCGGCAATTGCTACAACGAGCTGGACGAGTACGAAGAGTCGATCAAGTACCACGATATGGCGATCAAGGAAGATCCCCAGAATCATATGGCTTACGTCAACAAGGGTGTCGTCTGCCGTCTGATCGGTGAATTTGATGAAGCCGAAAAGATGTACAACAAGGCTTTGGAACTGGAGCCGGAGTACGCCGAGCTTCACGTCAGCCTGGGCGCGCTCTATATCCATCAGGAAGAGTACGAAAAAGCGGTCGTGCATCTGGAGAAGGGGGTCGAGCTGGACGACTCCTTGGCTGTCGCGCACTCGAACCTGGCATTTGCCTATGCCACGGTCGGCCGCTTCGACGACGCCGATCGCGAGCTCAAGAAGGCAATTGTGCGTGGTTACGAGCGTCCCGAGTTGATCAAAGAACGAATCGACTCGTTTAGGGCCATCGCGGAAGAGACGCCAGCACCGGACGGAGCGAAAGCCGAGGCAACCGACGGGGATCAATCCTCCGACCAATAG
- a CDS encoding DUF2314 domain-containing protein → MSDQESTAILTPANDPEMVQAAEKARQTFKYFWREMSWERRRIIPGLEIAAVKATFEDPPELRTDDPDELEKEHMWLIDVDFDGKHLTGTLINSPHSLKSVKEGDEVKIPGKQICDWMYVIFGKVYGGFTVDLMRSRLGASERREHDNAWGFDFGPVGIVNLVPPDYIGEKPPKQGFFSKLFGGGAKEEPQDYAKVAAHEHPMSVNMRSSFEEALAGNPEMLNEPDDKGFTFLHQLALGGSFDGVDVCLNNGADPKKPAGNGMTPYMLAKSLGWKKVMKRLEEAGGA, encoded by the coding sequence ATGTCCGATCAAGAATCGACCGCCATCCTTACGCCTGCCAACGACCCCGAAATGGTACAAGCCGCCGAAAAGGCGCGGCAAACCTTTAAATACTTCTGGCGCGAGATGTCCTGGGAACGCCGCCGCATCATTCCGGGGCTGGAAATTGCCGCGGTGAAAGCGACCTTTGAAGATCCGCCCGAGCTGCGAACCGACGATCCGGATGAACTTGAAAAAGAACACATGTGGCTGATCGATGTCGACTTCGATGGCAAGCACTTGACCGGCACGTTGATCAATTCGCCTCACTCGCTTAAGTCGGTGAAGGAAGGGGATGAAGTGAAGATCCCCGGCAAGCAGATTTGCGATTGGATGTACGTGATCTTCGGCAAAGTCTACGGCGGTTTTACCGTCGACCTGATGCGATCGCGTCTGGGGGCCAGCGAACGCCGCGAGCACGACAATGCCTGGGGCTTCGATTTCGGCCCGGTGGGCATCGTCAATTTGGTGCCGCCTGACTACATCGGCGAGAAACCGCCGAAGCAAGGTTTCTTTAGCAAGCTGTTTGGTGGCGGGGCCAAAGAAGAACCGCAAGACTACGCCAAGGTCGCCGCCCACGAGCACCCCATGTCGGTCAACATGCGTTCTTCATTCGAGGAAGCCTTGGCCGGCAACCCGGAGATGCTCAACGAGCCGGACGACAAGGGTTTTACCTTCCTGCACCAGTTGGCCCTGGGGGGATCGTTCGATGGTGTCGACGTTTGCCTGAACAACGGTGCCGACCCCAAGAAGCCTGCCGGCAACGGCATGACGCCATATATGCTGGCCAAGTCGCTGGGTTGGAAGAAGGTCATGAAGCGGCTGGAAGAAGCTGGCGGAGCTTAG
- a CDS encoding choice-of-anchor I family protein: MKLRCFGSAVLASLVLASSAAAGPLDFLFGTPTLEEAWRYSAAGGESACEIASYDAETQKVFVTNAVDETVDVLDATDGTLLYQIEAGKVNSVACYEGLVAIAVAAETGVRGKVILVDAEDYSVYSEPEAGFLPDMVTFTPNGKYVLVANEGEPDDDYLIDPVGSVSIIDVTDPSDPEVFEAGFESFNGDEAALKAAGVRIFGPGASVTQDIEPEYITVSANSRTAYVSCQENNAIAVISIPAKRVLSINPLGFKDHSLPENAMDASDRDDAINIQPWPTKGMYMPDSIASTQFLGFTVVASANEGDARDYDGFSEEERIKDLVLDEDAFPDAEFLQEDENLGRLDVTTTLGDIDNDGDYDELYSFGARSFSLWLLSPFGQTVQLYDSGSDFEEITAAQVPDYFNSDDGDIDNFDNRSDAKGPEPEAIDIGSDLGCTWAFIGLERVGGVMLYDISNPLNPSFVEYSRNLTDIAPEGIDFISRSDSPFTEPAIVVSHEFSGTTTLFKIKRTGGLLSNLLND, encoded by the coding sequence ATGAAATTGCGTTGTTTTGGCAGTGCCGTTCTGGCATCGCTGGTGTTGGCTAGTTCGGCTGCAGCCGGCCCGTTGGATTTTCTGTTTGGCACGCCCACGCTGGAAGAAGCCTGGCGTTATTCGGCTGCCGGTGGAGAATCGGCTTGTGAGATCGCTTCTTACGATGCGGAAACTCAGAAAGTGTTTGTGACCAACGCGGTTGATGAAACCGTCGACGTCCTGGATGCGACCGACGGCACATTGCTTTATCAAATTGAAGCAGGCAAGGTGAATAGTGTTGCCTGCTATGAAGGTCTCGTTGCGATTGCCGTTGCCGCAGAAACCGGCGTGCGAGGCAAAGTCATTCTGGTCGACGCCGAAGATTACTCGGTCTATTCCGAGCCTGAAGCTGGTTTCCTGCCAGACATGGTGACCTTCACACCCAACGGCAAGTATGTGCTGGTTGCCAACGAAGGGGAGCCGGATGACGACTACCTGATCGACCCGGTTGGTTCCGTTTCGATCATCGACGTGACCGATCCTTCGGACCCGGAAGTATTCGAGGCTGGCTTCGAGTCGTTCAACGGTGACGAAGCGGCCCTGAAGGCCGCTGGCGTTCGCATTTTCGGCCCAGGTGCTTCGGTCACGCAAGATATCGAACCGGAATACATTACCGTTTCGGCCAACTCCCGAACGGCCTATGTCAGCTGTCAGGAAAACAACGCGATTGCCGTGATCAGCATTCCGGCTAAACGCGTTCTGTCGATCAACCCGCTTGGTTTCAAGGATCATTCGCTCCCTGAGAACGCGATGGACGCCTCGGACAGAGACGATGCGATCAACATCCAGCCTTGGCCGACCAAGGGGATGTACATGCCGGATTCGATCGCTTCGACCCAGTTCCTCGGCTTCACCGTGGTGGCTTCGGCCAACGAAGGGGATGCCCGCGACTACGATGGCTTCTCGGAAGAAGAACGCATCAAGGATCTGGTGTTGGACGAAGATGCCTTCCCCGATGCCGAATTCCTGCAGGAAGACGAAAACCTGGGACGCCTGGACGTCACGACCACGCTGGGTGACATCGACAACGATGGCGACTACGACGAGCTTTATAGCTTCGGTGCTCGCTCATTCTCGCTGTGGCTGCTGTCTCCGTTTGGTCAAACGGTGCAGTTGTACGATAGCGGTAGCGACTTTGAAGAGATCACGGCGGCTCAGGTGCCTGACTACTTCAACTCGGACGATGGCGACATCGACAACTTCGACAACCGCAGCGACGCGAAGGGACCGGAGCCGGAAGCGATCGATATTGGCAGCGACCTGGGTTGCACTTGGGCCTTCATCGGTCTGGAACGCGTTGGCGGCGTGATGCTGTACGACATCAGCAACCCGCTGAACCCGAGCTTCGTCGAGTACTCGCGGAACCTGACGGACATTGCTCCAGAAGGGATCGACTTCATCTCGCGTAGCGACAGCCCATTCACCGAACCGGCGATCGTTGTCTCGCACGAGTTCAGTGGCACGACCACCCTGTTCAAGATCAAGCGAACCGGCGGTCTGCTTTCCAACCTGCTCAACGACTAA